CTCTCGCACACGGCCCAGACGATTCGCCACTGGAATTTCTGACACTGCAGTCTCAATGACGCTCTGCATCTGCGCAGACATGGTGCCGTGTAGCAGCAAGAGGTTCAGCGTTTCCATGAGTCGCGGGAGATCAGTAGCGAGTGGTTCAAATGGGGACAGATCGAGCCACGTGCCTTTCGGTCGAAACGCGTTTGTCGGCATCGTCTGATACACGACAGCATAAGCGAAATTCGTCCGTGCCAGGGCCGTCGAAGTAGAGTAAATAGCAAACTCTGGCCCTTTGATGTTCTCGCCAGGAATGACATACCCTGGTGGGAAGAAGTTAAACACCGAAGGTGAGTCAAAGAGGTTCTGACTCATGTGAAGACTGTGGGGAAGAAACTGTTCACCAAGAACAAAGTCGGTCGTGGCTTCGGTCGTGCGAAACGCCCGAAGGAGATTGGTGATCCACAATACCGGTTCACGCAAATGCCCGCTTTGTGTATCACTTCCAGTGCTTTCACGTGCGTCCGGATCGAGCAGAATCGCGCGGACGATAGACTTCATGTCACCCTTGGTGCCCGCAAAGACGGCTGCTACGCGACCAACGTAAGCTGGCGAGGGATTGCTTGTCACTAAGTGTTGTATGAGATTCTTGCTGATAAATGGGGCGACATTTGGATGTTGAAAAACGTTGTCGAGGGCGTGCTGAAGATCTGTTTGGGCATTTTGACCTGCTGGCAAAACGACGCCATTGAGAAGCTGCTTCGTCTCTTGGTCATGTGCACGGGGTCCAGCAGGCCGCATTGGCTCAAAGTAATTGACAATCTCTGGTTGTGGAGGAGG
This DNA window, taken from Deltaproteobacteria bacterium, encodes the following:
- a CDS encoding DUF1800 domain-containing protein codes for the protein MLTDMTLNPGMGKYLDMAGNRAEAPNENYARELLQLFSIGLYELNPDGTQKLDAHRRPIPAYSEDTVSAFSRAFTGWTLAPPPQPEIVNYFEPMRPAGPRAHDQETKQLLNGVVLPAGQNAQTDLQHALDNVFQHPNVAPFISKNLIQHLVTSNPSPAYVGRVAAVFAGTKGDMKSIVRAILLDPDARESTGSDTQSGHLREPVLWITNLLRAFRTTEATTDFVLGEQFLPHSLHMSQNLFDSPSVFNFFPPGYVIPGENIKGPEFAIYSTSTALARTNFAYAVVYQTMPTNAFRPKGTWLDLSPFEPLATDLPRLMETLNLLLLHGTMSAQMQSVIETAVSEIPVANRLGRVREAVYLIVTSPQYLIAR